The Brachyhypopomus gauderio isolate BG-103 chromosome 7, BGAUD_0.2, whole genome shotgun sequence genome has a window encoding:
- the LOC143519594 gene encoding E3 ubiquitin-protein ligase TRIM39-like produces MASLEEELCCSICCGIFNDPVLLSCSHSFCKRCLSEVWGNRAKDCPLCRRRSSRDLPPLNLALKHVCEFLKKEKSRQNERAVCELHNESLKLFCKCDEEPVCVYCVGSTKHKGHEFCKLTEVIHEKRDDLAATLNPLKEKLEGLEKIKKGYSSTAAYIKKQASQTEAQIRQEFEQLHKFLRQEEEMRIAKLREEEREKNRMLEETVQNISRKLDSLSETITNIEKKITTEDISLLQSFNKIKTIVLDTIQDTEPLPVPLIDVAKHLHLLKYRVWEKMLDIIQYVPVWLDPLSAHPQLSVCEELTSVNYSIRGKSIPANPERFDLYLFVLGAGGFDSGSHCWEVEVGYKGNCRIGVARGSVRRKGHFSVCPKEGLYTIVIRKREIRAGTTPETHLNFGKQPQRIKVNLDYEKGEITFSDPSDGVVIYTFKDTFTEKLYPMFGLSKDSAPLRICPQVIKVAH; encoded by the exons ATGGCCTCTTTGGAAGAAGAGTTATGTTGCTCGATTTGTTGTGGAATATTTAATGATCCCGTTTTACTGTCGTGCAGCCACAGTTTCTGTAAGCGGTGTCTGAGCGAGGTGTGGGGGAACCGAGCAAAAGACTGTCCGCTCTGCCGACGGAGGTCATCCAGAGATTTACCTCCCTTAAATCTGGCCTTAAAACACGTATGCGAGTTtcttaagaaagaaaaaagtagGCAGAACGAGAGAGCTGTTTGTGAGCTCCATAACGAAAGCTTGAAACTCTTCTGTAAGTGTGACGAGGAGCcggtgtgtgtttattgtgttggATCCACAAAACATAAAGGACATGAATTCTGCAAATTGACAGAAGTGATTCACGAGAAAAGG GATGATCTGGCTGCAACCTTAAATCCATTAAAGGAAAAGTTGGAAggtttggaaaaaataaaaaaaggttataGTTCTACTGCAGCATACATTAAG AAACAAGCGAGTCAAACGGAGGCACAAATAAGGCAAGAGTTTGAACAGCTGCACAAGTTCCTGCGTCAGGAAGAAGAAATGCGTATAGCCAAactcagagaggaggagagagagaagaaccgAATGCTTGAGGAAACTGTTCAGAACATCAGCAGAAAACTGGACTCCCTCTCAGAGACTATAACGAACATTGAGAAGAAAATTACGACAGAGGACATTTCTTTACTTCAG AGCTTCAACAAGATAAAGACCAT AGTACTGGACACCATACAAGACACAGAGCCTCTTCCTGTGCCTCTAATAGATGTTGCCAAGCACCTGCATTTGCTGAAATATCGTGTCTGGGAAAAAATGCTGGATATTATCCAGTATG TTCCAGTATGGTTGGATCCTCTCTCAGCTCATCCTCAGCTCTCCGTGTGTGAGGAGCTGACCAGCGTCAACTACAGCATCAGGGGTAAATCCATCCCTGCAAATCCAGAGCGCTTTGACCTCTACTTGTTTGTGCTGGGGGCAGGAGGCTTCGACAGCGGCAGCCACTGCTGGGAAGTAGAGGTGGGCTACAAGGGCAACTGTCGCATTGGTGTCGCTCGGGGATCCGTCAGGAGGAAGGGCCACTTTTCCGTGTGTCCGAAGGAGGGCCTGTACACGATTGTCATTCGAAAAAGGGAGATTCGTGCAGGCACAACACCAGAGACTCATTTGAATTTTGGGAAGCAGCCTCAGAGAATAAAAGTAAATCTCGACTATGAGAAAGGTGAGATCACGTTCAGTGACCCTAGTGATGGGGTGGTGATCTACACCTTCAAGGACACATTCACAGAGAAGCTGTACCCCATGTTTGGGTTATCAAAAGATTCTGCACCCCTGCGTATATGTCCACAGGTAATTAAGGTGGCACATTAG
- the phldb3 gene encoding uncharacterized protein phldb3 isoform X1 has translation MDTQRNQWESGQTPPWITRVAHSQSPASSGAESDTEGSSTESERSHVRRMSVDSTKYLTSPSVTQQRITELDQQREELKIEVRVMVCVLRVSPQLQLEIALLQGEVQMEQELLHQHTTQLQKLQESSKQKQKQRATAIQQERVQLEKERLRVEELKRRVEEEEGLVPDCPRQQQKDSVDAAVRAFEDWEFRVLEMESLEDDRSLEEIRHEQQIVNNAQERVQQLEEQLKETEREKERELSSLKKERRDLQQERRDLLQTRQILKENKPLNDWFNITGSASNMTSLSLLASNRSTKDPLKEAPTFPRKRSSHRKPSDKPPIAQEPLRVTPDRSNPEDTSPLAHSAHRLGNGNANESANSNGFLTPCNSANSSRAASPSVCLLDLVEIERKLREAKAERGRLLKEREERRLVAEGKTRELEAVNTQTRSHTHSHTHTSAHKLSEEHKPSPAQSPPEGVPLSLTVNFDLRAHVESLGHGVAGCLGVQLSPRRCGGFLTKRGGRVKTWRRRWFLFDLDHRRLAYYTDHDERKLKGVIYFQAVEEVYYDHLRTATTSPRPSLTFCLKTYERLFFLVAPSAESMRIWMDVIVTATDEHSRY, from the exons ATGGACACACAAAGGAACCAGTGGGAGTCTGGCCAGACACCACCCTGGATAACCCGAGTGGCTCATAGCCAAAGTCCCGCCTCCTCAGGGGCGGAGTCAGACACTGAGGGCAGTAGTACTGAAAGTGAGAGA tctcatgtcAGGCGGATGAGTGTTGACTCCACCAAGTACCTGACGTCACCTTCTGTGACGCAACAACGAATCACGGAGCTTGaccagcagagggaggagcTAAAGATAGAG gtgagagtgatggtgtgtgtgctcCGTGTATCTCCACAGTTGCAGCTGGAAATCGCCCTTTTACAAGGTGAAGTGCAGATGGAACAAGAGCttctacaccaacacacaacacaactacaGAAACTACAGGAGAGCAGCAAACAGAAGCAGAAACAGAGAGCTACCGCCATACAgcag GAGCGTGTGCAGCTGGAGAAGGAAaggctgagggtggaggaactgaagaggagggtggaggaagaggaaggcctCGTCCCAGACTGCCCGAGACAGCAGCAG aaggACTCGGTGGACGCAGCAGTGCGGGCGTTTGAAGACTGGGAGTTCCGTGTCCTGGAGATGGAGAGTCTGGAGGACGACCGCAGTCTGGAGGAGATCAGACATGAACAACAGATAGTTAATAACGCtcag GAGAGAGTCCAGCAGCTGGAGGAACAGCTgaaggagacggagagagagaaggagcgtGAGCTGAGTTCCCTgaagaaggagagaagagaccTGCAGCAGGAGAGAAGAGACCTACTGCAGACCCGCCAG ATTTTGAAAGAGAACAAACCTCTCAATGACTGGTTCAATATCACTGGATCCGCCTCCAATATGACATCACTGTCTCTTCTGGCCTCTAACAGATCCACGAAG GACCCTTTGAAGGAAGCTCCCACATTTCCCCGCAAACGCAGTTCACATCGGAAACCCTCAGACAAGCCGCCAATAGCACAAG aGCCTCTGAGGGTCACACCTGACAGGTCAAACCCTGAAGATACTTCTCCTCTTGCACACTCGGCACACAGACTTGGTAACGGAAATGCTAATGAGAGCGCAAATAGCAATGGCTTCCTCACTCCATGTAACAGTGCCAACAGCTCCCGAGCTGCTAG CcccagtgtgtgtctgttggaCCTTGTGGAGATCGAGAGGAAATTACGAGAAGCAAAAGCGGAGAGAGGACGTTTACTGAAGGAACGA gaagagagacGACTTGTGGCAGAAGGCAAGACGAGGGAGCTGGAGGCTGTGAACACGCagacacgttcacacacacattcacacacacacacgagcgcccACAAACTCTCTGAGGAGCACAAACCCAGTCCAGCCCAGAGCCCCCCTGAG GGCGTTCCACTGTCCCTTACTGTGAACTTTGACCTGCGAGCTCACGTGGAGTCGCTTGGTCACGGTGTGGCAGGCTGTTTGGGTGTGCAGCTGTCTCCACGGCGATGTGGGGGGTTCCTGACAAAGCGAGGAGGTCGTGTAAaaacgtggaggaggaggtggttcCTCTTTGACCTGGACCACCGCAGACTGGCCTACTACACTG ATCACGATGAGAGGAAACTGAAGGGAGTGATCTACTTCCAGGCCGTAGAGGAAGTTTACTACGACCATCTGCGTACCGCCACCACG TCCCCACGACCCAGCCTGACGTTTTGTCTGAAGACGTACGAACGCCTCTTCTTCCTCGTTGCCCCGAGCGCCGAGAGCATGCGCATCTGGATGGATGTGATCGTCACGGCAACAGATGAGCATAGCAGATATTGA
- the phldb3 gene encoding uncharacterized protein phldb3 isoform X2, which yields MDTQRNQWESGQTPPWITRVAHSQSPASSGAESDTEGSSTESERSHVRRMSVDSTKYLTSPSVTQQRITELDQQREELKIELQLEIALLQGEVQMEQELLHQHTTQLQKLQESSKQKQKQRATAIQQERVQLEKERLRVEELKRRVEEEEGLVPDCPRQQQKDSVDAAVRAFEDWEFRVLEMESLEDDRSLEEIRHEQQIVNNAQERVQQLEEQLKETEREKERELSSLKKERRDLQQERRDLLQTRQILKENKPLNDWFNITGSASNMTSLSLLASNRSTKDPLKEAPTFPRKRSSHRKPSDKPPIAQEPLRVTPDRSNPEDTSPLAHSAHRLGNGNANESANSNGFLTPCNSANSSRAASPSVCLLDLVEIERKLREAKAERGRLLKEREERRLVAEGKTRELEAVNTQTRSHTHSHTHTSAHKLSEEHKPSPAQSPPEGVPLSLTVNFDLRAHVESLGHGVAGCLGVQLSPRRCGGFLTKRGGRVKTWRRRWFLFDLDHRRLAYYTDHDERKLKGVIYFQAVEEVYYDHLRTATTSPRPSLTFCLKTYERLFFLVAPSAESMRIWMDVIVTATDEHSRY from the exons ATGGACACACAAAGGAACCAGTGGGAGTCTGGCCAGACACCACCCTGGATAACCCGAGTGGCTCATAGCCAAAGTCCCGCCTCCTCAGGGGCGGAGTCAGACACTGAGGGCAGTAGTACTGAAAGTGAGAGA tctcatgtcAGGCGGATGAGTGTTGACTCCACCAAGTACCTGACGTCACCTTCTGTGACGCAACAACGAATCACGGAGCTTGaccagcagagggaggagcTAAAGATAGAG TTGCAGCTGGAAATCGCCCTTTTACAAGGTGAAGTGCAGATGGAACAAGAGCttctacaccaacacacaacacaactacaGAAACTACAGGAGAGCAGCAAACAGAAGCAGAAACAGAGAGCTACCGCCATACAgcag GAGCGTGTGCAGCTGGAGAAGGAAaggctgagggtggaggaactgaagaggagggtggaggaagaggaaggcctCGTCCCAGACTGCCCGAGACAGCAGCAG aaggACTCGGTGGACGCAGCAGTGCGGGCGTTTGAAGACTGGGAGTTCCGTGTCCTGGAGATGGAGAGTCTGGAGGACGACCGCAGTCTGGAGGAGATCAGACATGAACAACAGATAGTTAATAACGCtcag GAGAGAGTCCAGCAGCTGGAGGAACAGCTgaaggagacggagagagagaaggagcgtGAGCTGAGTTCCCTgaagaaggagagaagagaccTGCAGCAGGAGAGAAGAGACCTACTGCAGACCCGCCAG ATTTTGAAAGAGAACAAACCTCTCAATGACTGGTTCAATATCACTGGATCCGCCTCCAATATGACATCACTGTCTCTTCTGGCCTCTAACAGATCCACGAAG GACCCTTTGAAGGAAGCTCCCACATTTCCCCGCAAACGCAGTTCACATCGGAAACCCTCAGACAAGCCGCCAATAGCACAAG aGCCTCTGAGGGTCACACCTGACAGGTCAAACCCTGAAGATACTTCTCCTCTTGCACACTCGGCACACAGACTTGGTAACGGAAATGCTAATGAGAGCGCAAATAGCAATGGCTTCCTCACTCCATGTAACAGTGCCAACAGCTCCCGAGCTGCTAG CcccagtgtgtgtctgttggaCCTTGTGGAGATCGAGAGGAAATTACGAGAAGCAAAAGCGGAGAGAGGACGTTTACTGAAGGAACGA gaagagagacGACTTGTGGCAGAAGGCAAGACGAGGGAGCTGGAGGCTGTGAACACGCagacacgttcacacacacattcacacacacacacgagcgcccACAAACTCTCTGAGGAGCACAAACCCAGTCCAGCCCAGAGCCCCCCTGAG GGCGTTCCACTGTCCCTTACTGTGAACTTTGACCTGCGAGCTCACGTGGAGTCGCTTGGTCACGGTGTGGCAGGCTGTTTGGGTGTGCAGCTGTCTCCACGGCGATGTGGGGGGTTCCTGACAAAGCGAGGAGGTCGTGTAAaaacgtggaggaggaggtggttcCTCTTTGACCTGGACCACCGCAGACTGGCCTACTACACTG ATCACGATGAGAGGAAACTGAAGGGAGTGATCTACTTCCAGGCCGTAGAGGAAGTTTACTACGACCATCTGCGTACCGCCACCACG TCCCCACGACCCAGCCTGACGTTTTGTCTGAAGACGTACGAACGCCTCTTCTTCCTCGTTGCCCCGAGCGCCGAGAGCATGCGCATCTGGATGGATGTGATCGTCACGGCAACAGATGAGCATAGCAGATATTGA